CTGGCGCATTTCCAGAGGCTGTTGCGGCGTGATACCGACCAGCCATATCTGTCGCTTCGGATCCTGCTGTGGACTAAGTTCCACCGTAAAACGACGGCTTCCCCGCTCAATGGTGAACAGGGCGGCCTGGCCCTGCAACTGTTGAATCAGGCCATGCAGATCGTACCAGGAAGTTACCGCCTGACCGGCTATTTCCAGAATCCTGTCACCCACCTGCAAACCGGCCTGATAAGCCGGCATGGAAGGGTTCAGACTGCCGATCAACGCTGGCTGACGTGGCAGCAGGCCAAGGGACTGCAACCCTTCAAGGCTGCCGTTTTCCGCCGCCATGCGCAACTGCCGCGATGTCCCGCCACGTTCAACAACAAAGACCAGCTCCGAACCAACCGCCGGAATCAGCGTTTTGTCCGTCGCTGTCCAGCTATCCACCGCCAGACCATTGACCGCGACAATGCAGTCACCGACAACAAAACCAGCCCGTTCCGCGTCAGAGGCCGGCACCACATAGCCAACACAGGCAGGCTGGTGCAGATAGGCCGGGATCTGTACGCCAATCAGGTAGGCCAGCGGCAGCAGCAGCAGCGGCAGCAGCAGATTCATGGCCGGCCCGGCCGCAACAATCGCCATGCGCTGGCTCACCGGCCGCGAGGAGAAACAGCGGTCGGGCTCGGCCAGCTGGGCCGCGTCCGGCGTTTCCTCCGCCGCGACGCCCTCTCCCAGCATCTGCACGTAGCCACCCAGCGGAATCAGGCTGATCAGGTATTCGGTTTCGCCCCAGGTCCGCCCGAACAACTTAGGACCGAATCCCAGAGAAAACCGCAGAACCTTCACCCCGCACAGCTTGGCGATACAGAAATGTCCCAGTTCGTGAATGAACACCAGCACGCCCAGCATCAAAATGCCTGCGGCTATGGTTACCATCATGCCTGCACTCCCGCTTAAACCAGAAAAGCGATCTGTTCGCGTGCCTGGCGCCGGCATTGGGCATCCAGCGCCAGCACCTCTTCCACCGTAGCCAGTCCTCCACCGCCATGCCGCTGCAGCATTCGGTCGATCAGCCGGGCGATATCAGTAAAACGGATGGCACCGCTCAAAAATGCCTCTACCGCCACCTCGTTGACCGCATTCAGCACCACACAGGCCGATTCATCCGCCGCCAGCGCCTGGTAGGCCAGCGCCAGACAGGGAAACCGCTGTAGATCCGGCGCACAGAAACTCAGATCAGCCATGCGACACAGATCCAGTCGCGGCAGAGCCAGCGGCAAGCGCTCAGGCCAGGCCAGAGCATAAGCGATCGGGGTTTTCATGTCCGGCAGCCCCAGTTGGGCCAGCACCGAACCATCGACATACTCCACCATGGAATGGACAATGCTCTGGGGATGCACCTGCACAGCGATGCGTTCGGCGGGCATAGCGAACAGCCAGCGGGCCTCGATCACCTCAAGGCCCTTGTTCATCATGGTAGCAGAATCGATGGAAATCTTCGGGCCCATGGCCCAATTGGGGTGGGCCAGCGCCTGCTGCGGTGTCACCGCCGTGAGCTGCTCCGGCGCATGATTGCGAAAGGGACCGCCCGAAGCAGTCAGAATAAGACGGTGAATATCTTGCGGCCGTTGCCCGGCAATGGATTGAAAAATCGCGGAATGCTCGCTGTCAATCGGCAGGAGGCGCACCCCGTTGTCCGCCACGGCCCGCATCACCAGAGCACCGGCAGTTACCAGGGTTTCCTTGTTGGCCAGCGCCACATCAATGCCGGCATCGATCGCGGCCAGCGTCGGCAGCAACCCGGCAGCACCAACGATGGCCGACACCACCAGATCGACGCCCGCCAGCCGGGCACAGGCACAGGCTCCTTCCACCCCCGCCAGCACCTCGACTTTTTCGCCTGCCAGACTCTGACGCAGCTCTTGCGCCATGGCCTGATTGGCCACGGAAACCAGTTGTGGTCGAAAGCGCCGCACCTGTTGGCGCAGCAAGGCAAGGTTGGAGCCCGCCGCCAGCGCCGCCACGCGATAACGCTCGGGAAAAGCGGCGACAATTTCCAGGGTGTTGACTCCGATAGAGCCGGTCGCCCCCAGCACAGCCAATGTCTTCATGAAGCGCCCGTCAACCACAGGACATAGAGATAAACGACCGGAAAACTGAACAGCAGGCTATCGAGCCGATCAAGCATGCCACCATGGCCGGGAAACAGATGACCGGAGTCCTTGACACCGGCAGCCCGCTTGAGCAAAGACTCGAACAGATCACCCAGCGGACCAAAGATACCGGCCAAAAGGCCCGCACCGACCGCAGCCAGCCAGGAAATCTGCGGCACCACCGCCCCAAAGAATGCCGCGCCCAGCAGGGCCCCGGCCAGACCGCCAAAAGCGCCTTCGATACTTTTTTTCGGGCTGATCCGCGCGGCCAGCCGCCGGCGCCCCCAGGCGCTGCCGACAAAGTAGGCGGCCGAATCGGACAGCATGGTGGTCAGCAGCACCAGCAGCACCCACAGGCGGCCATGGGGCGCGGCATGCAACAGCACCAGGGAACTCAGCAGCAGGGGCAGATACAGCCAGCAGAAACTCACAGCGCCCAACAGGGGCAGAACCCGTTCGAAACACTGATAACGCGACAGCAGATAGCAGGCACACAACAACAGTGCCAGCACCAGAGCCAGCAGCAACTGGGCAGGCCACCAGACCGCCACCGTGAACAGGCCCAGGCCAGCACCAAGAGTAAGCCCACGCGCACCACGACTAAACAGACCCTCAAACAGGGCCATGGCCTCCTGTAGGGCCAGCAACAGCACCCCAGCAGTGACACAAAAAACCCATTGGCTGTCAAGGGCCAGGGTGACAAACAGCAGCAGGGGCAAAACGATCAGAGCCGTCAGGATACGTTGTTTGATCACGATTCTCCCAGGCGAGAAGTCGGCTCGAAGTCACCGGCCTGTCCGAAACGCCGGCTGCGGCGGGAAAAATCCGCCAGCGCCCGATCCAACGCCGCCACATCGAAATCCGGCCAGTAACAGGAACAGAAATACAGTTCAGTGTACGCCAGTTGCCACAACAGAAAATTGCTGATACGCATTTCGCCGCTGGTGCGGATCAGCAGGTCGGGATCAGGCATCGCTGCGGTATCGAGATAGGATGCCAGCAGGGTTTCATCGAGAGCCTCGGCAGAAATATCCTTGCGCCGAGCATCGGTGAGCAGGCGGCGGACGGCGCGCACCAGTTCGTCCCGCGCACCATAGGACAAAGCCAAGGTCAATACCATGCCGGGGTTGGTCGCAGTGCTGGCGACCTGCTGACGAACTCGCTGTGCCAGAGACGAAGGCAGGCGATCAAGATCGCCAATGACCTGCAGGCGAATACCCTGCTGCTGCAGCAGCGGCAGTTCGACATCCAGATAGTAGTCGAGCAGCCCCATCAGAGCGTCGACCTCTGTCATCGGCCGCTGCCAGTTCTCTGAACTGAAGGCATACAGGGTCAAATAGGCGATACCACGACGAGCGCATTCCTGCACCACGGTGCGGACCACCTTCACTCCCTGCTGGTGGCCGGCAATACGCGGCAACTGGCGCTGCTGCGCCCAACGGCCATTGCCGTCCATGATAATAGCCAGATGCTGTGGCAGACTCATAGCACCGCGCGTCATTTCGGGGAAAGGGGCACCTTTGGCATTGCCATCAGGAACACAAGCGGGAACCTCAGCCGGCGGGATCATACTGACAAGGTACTGACAAGGCTCAAGACAGCCGTTCCGGGCTGCTGGCGTCAAGCGCAGGCCTGCTTTTTAGACTCCCGGACACTAACACGCCGCGGGCTCAGCGGCAAGTCATGGCTGGTGCCACTAACGCCTAGACGAGCACAAACAGCAGCGCCGGGCTCCTGCCACTACGCTGCTGTTAATTTTCCAGGACAGGCGGTCTCTTCCGACAGGAAGATCAGACCTCCATCAGTTCCTTTTCCTTGGCAACAATGACTTCTTCACACAGATGGACATATTTGTCCGTCAGCTCCTGGATCAGCTTTTCACCGCGTTTGAGATCATCCTCGGTGATGTCCTTGTCCTTCTCCAGCTTTTTGAGAGCCTCATTAGCATCACGCCGGGCAGCGCGGATGCTGATCTTGGCATCCTCGGCTTTAGCCTTGATCACCTTGACCATCTCGCGCCGACGCTCCTCGTTCAGCGGCGGAATGACAATCCGCACCAACTCGCCATCCGAGGAAGGCGTCAGACCCAGATCCGACTTGAAAATCGCCTTTTCAATCTGGGGCAGCAGACTTTTTTCCCAAGGCTGAATGGTAATCATGCGGGGTTCCGGCACCACCAGAGTCCCCACCTGGTTGAGCGGCGTCGGCGTGCCATAATAATCCACCCGCACCTCATCAAGCAGATCGACCGACGCCCGTCCGGTGCGCACCTTGCGAAATTCACGCTTGAGGGCATCGATAGCCTTCTCCATGGCACTCTTGGCTTTTTTCTGCACATCCTGAATCATGATTGACCTCCCATGACAAGGGTTCCGATCTTCTCTCCCATGACCGCCTTTTTGATATTGCCCGGATGCGTCAGATTGAATACCAGAATGGGCAGCTGGTTATCCATACACAGGGAGGTCGCTGTTGCGTCCATCACCTGCAGGCCACGCTGCAACACATCCAGATAGGACAAGCGATCGAACTTGACGGCACTGGCATCCTTGGCCGGATCGGCATTGAAGACACCATCGACCTTGGTGGCCTTGAGAATAACTTCGGCACCGATTTCCATGGCCCGCAGGCTGGCCGCTGTATCGGTTGTGAAATAGGGATTACCGGTACCGGCGGCAAAGATCACCACCCGTCCCTTTTCCAGATGCCGCACGGCACGGCGGCGGATATAGGGTTCGGCGATTTCACGCATTTCGATGGCCGACTGTACTCGGGTGATGACTCCAACCTTTTCCAGCGCATCCTGCAGGGCCAGACTGTTCATCACCGTGGCCAGCATGCCCATGTAATCGGCACTGGCGCGATCCATGCCGGCCGACGAGGCCGCCAGCCCACGAAAGATATTGCCACCGCCGATCACCAGGGCCACCTGGACGCCCAGCTCGACCACCTCGCGCACCTCGTCGGCAATGCCATGAATCACCTTGGGATCGATGCCATAGCCGTGTTCACCGGCCAGGGCTTCGCCACTGAGTTTTAGCAGAATCTTGCTGTACTTCGGCCGGAGACTGTCGCTGCTCATAGGTTGCCTTTACCGGAAAGAGGCTCGATGAAATGGAGGAAGAGGCGGAAACCAGCAGGGTCAGGGCAGCATTACCGATTATCCGATGATGCTGCCCTGATCGACAAGCTGGCTACTTCTGCTGGGTCAGAGCGGCCACCTCGGCGGCAAAATCGTCATCACGCCGCTCCAGACCCTCGCCCAGCTGATAGCGGTCATAGCCGGTCAGGCTGACCGCGCTGCCAACCTCTTTAGCCAGGTTGGCCAACAAAGCACTGACACGAGTATCGGGGTCCATCACAAAGGCCTGTTCCAACAAGCAAACCTCGCCAAAGAACTTGTTGACCTGACCTTCAATGATCTTGTCGACAATGTTGGCCGGCTTGCCACTTTCGATGGCCTTGGTCCGCATGATGTCTTTTTCGCGCTCGACGACATCGGCCGGCACCTGCTCGCGGCACAGATACTGCGGATTGGCGGCGGCCACATGCATGGCCAGCTGCCGGGCAACATTCTGCACCGCCGCATTATCAGCCGATTCGGTCTGCAATTCAACCAGCACGCCGATCTTGCCGGCGCCATGGATGTAGGACTCCACCCGGCCCGCCGCGACGGCGCGACTGGCGAAACGACGGATGTTGATATTCTCACCGATGGTCGCAATCTGATGGACCTGTTCCTCACCGACATTGCGGTCGCTGCCAGGGAAGGGCAGTTCCAGCAACGCGGCAACATCCTGCGGCCGGTGCTGGAGGATGATCTCCGCCACGCCCTTGGCAAAGGCGCAAAAGGCGTCGTTCTTGGCCACGAAATCGGTTTCGGCGTTAACCTCGACGATCACACCCGCCGAACCGGCACCGGCAGCCACAATGGCGCCTTCGGCAGCAGCGCGGCCGGACTTCTTGGCCGCTGCGGAAAGCCCCTTCTTGCGCAGATAGTCGATGGCAGCTTCAAGATCGCCGCCCGTCTCGTTCAGCGCCTTTTTGCAGTCCATCATGCCCGCGCCGGTCTTGCTGCGCAGTTCCGCCACCATCGAAGCTGTAATCTGTGCCATCTGTCTCGTCTCCTGTTGTACGGCCGGAACGGGGCACGCTTGCCCCGGCTTCCGGCAAGAAAAAAATGCTCAAGCGAACATGAAAAAGCGACCAGCACGCCGGTCGCTTAAAAAGGTTTTTACAAGCCGCCGATCAGGCCTGCTGCGCAGCACCTTCGGCCGTCTTCTCCTGCTCCTGCTCGTCACGGCAGGCTGCCGCATCGTAGGCCTGACCGCCTTCAAGGCAGGCATCCGCCATGCTTGACACGAACAGTCGGATAGCGCGAATAGCGTCATCATTGCCGGGAATGATATAGTCGATCTCGTCCGGATCGCAATTGGTATCGACCACGGCAACCACCGGGATGCCAAGCTTTTTCGCCTCGCAGACGGCAATGGCTTCCTTTTTCGGATCGATCACGAACATGGCGCCAGGCAGTTTGCCCATGCCCTTGATGCCGCCAAGGTTTTTCTCCAGTTTGAGACGCTCGCGCTCGAGTTGCAGAACCTCTTTCTTGGTCAGCAACTCGAAGGTACCATCCTGCGCCATGGTTTCAATCTTCTTGAGCCGGTCAATACTGCCCTTGATGGTGGCGAAATTGGTCAACATACCACCAAGCCAACGATGGTTGACATAGTACTGGCCGCAGCGCTCGGCTTCCTCGCGGATGGCGTCCTGCGCCTGTTTCTTGGTACCAACAAACAGCACCGCGTCACCCTTCTCGATCACGCTCTTGACAAAGGCATAAGCGGTGCGGAAATAGCGCACGGTGCGCTGCAGATCGATAATGTAGATACCGTTACGGGCGCCAAAGATATAAGGCTTCATCTTCGGGTTCCAGCGCTTGGTCTGATGACCGAAATGAACGCCGGCTTCAAGCAGTTGTTTCATCGTGATTTTGCTGGACATGCTTTCCTCGCTTCGTTTGGAGTGGGTTTGAATCCTCCGCCTGGCCATAACCACAACCGGTCATCCACCCTTGAGTGAACACCCCACCGGCAGTGCGATCCAGGCGTGCGGGATAAAAAAGAAGTGAAACCGCGACTTCATAGCACAGCCGTCCGCCCACCTGCAAGTTAAAACCGAAGGAATCATTTACAATCCCCGTTGTCTGTACTACCATCGCCGGCCTATGCGAAACCTGCGAATCCACCGCTACCTGTTGCGTGAACTGCTGACCAGCCTGATGCTTGGCCTGGGCCTGTTTACCCTCGTCATCCTGTTGGGACGCCTGCTCAAACTGATGGAGCTGGTGGTCGACAGTCCTATCACGTTGACTGCCCTGCTGAGCCTGTTCGGCAGCCTGATGCCCTCCTTTCTGGTGATCACCCTGCCGCTGGCCTTTCTGCTGGCCGTGCTGTTACTGTTCGGTCGGCTCAGCGGCGACAGCGAACTGGTTGCTTTTCAAGCCGCCGGTATCGGTCTTTGGCGGCTGAGTTCTGGCGTGTTGCTGACCAGTCTGGTGGTTGCCCTGCTTACTGGCGGCCTGACGCTCTATGCCGAGCCGGCCGGTCAGGCCCACCTGCAGCGTCAGCTGCAGCAGC
This genomic interval from Desulfuromonas thiophila contains the following:
- the rseP gene encoding RIP metalloprotease RseP, coding for MMVTIAAGILMLGVLVFIHELGHFCIAKLCGVKVLRFSLGFGPKLFGRTWGETEYLISLIPLGGYVQMLGEGVAAEETPDAAQLAEPDRCFSSRPVSQRMAIVAAGPAMNLLLPLLLLPLAYLIGVQIPAYLHQPACVGYVVPASDAERAGFVVGDCIVAVNGLAVDSWTATDKTLIPAVGSELVFVVERGGTSRQLRMAAENGSLEGLQSLGLLPRQPALIGSLNPSMPAYQAGLQVGDRILEIAGQAVTSWYDLHGLIQQLQGQAALFTIERGSRRFTVELSPQQDPKRQIWLVGITPQQPLEMRQYPLRQAVKAGFERTAELIDLTLVFLRKMVAGHVPADNIGGPIMVMQIAGQAAQTDFSTILTVLAFLSIQLGILNLLPIPVLDGGHLFFYLIELIWRRPLSLRAREVAQQIGLGLLLLLMLLAFYNDLSRLFLGGS
- a CDS encoding 1-deoxy-D-xylulose-5-phosphate reductoisomerase; this encodes MKTLAVLGATGSIGVNTLEIVAAFPERYRVAALAAGSNLALLRQQVRRFRPQLVSVANQAMAQELRQSLAGEKVEVLAGVEGACACARLAGVDLVVSAIVGAAGLLPTLAAIDAGIDVALANKETLVTAGALVMRAVADNGVRLLPIDSEHSAIFQSIAGQRPQDIHRLILTASGGPFRNHAPEQLTAVTPQQALAHPNWAMGPKISIDSATMMNKGLEVIEARWLFAMPAERIAVQVHPQSIVHSMVEYVDGSVLAQLGLPDMKTPIAYALAWPERLPLALPRLDLCRMADLSFCAPDLQRFPCLALAYQALAADESACVVLNAVNEVAVEAFLSGAIRFTDIARLIDRMLQRHGGGGLATVEEVLALDAQCRRQAREQIAFLV
- a CDS encoding phosphatidate cytidylyltransferase; this translates as MIKQRILTALIVLPLLLFVTLALDSQWVFCVTAGVLLLALQEAMALFEGLFSRGARGLTLGAGLGLFTVAVWWPAQLLLALVLALLLCACYLLSRYQCFERVLPLLGAVSFCWLYLPLLLSSLVLLHAAPHGRLWVLLVLLTTMLSDSAAYFVGSAWGRRRLAARISPKKSIEGAFGGLAGALLGAAFFGAVVPQISWLAAVGAGLLAGIFGPLGDLFESLLKRAAGVKDSGHLFPGHGGMLDRLDSLLFSFPVVYLYVLWLTGAS
- a CDS encoding isoprenyl transferase gives rise to the protein MTRGAMSLPQHLAIIMDGNGRWAQQRQLPRIAGHQQGVKVVRTVVQECARRGIAYLTLYAFSSENWQRPMTEVDALMGLLDYYLDVELPLLQQQGIRLQVIGDLDRLPSSLAQRVRQQVASTATNPGMVLTLALSYGARDELVRAVRRLLTDARRKDISAEALDETLLASYLDTAAMPDPDLLIRTSGEMRISNFLLWQLAYTELYFCSCYWPDFDVAALDRALADFSRRSRRFGQAGDFEPTSRLGES
- the frr gene encoding ribosome recycling factor encodes the protein MIQDVQKKAKSAMEKAIDALKREFRKVRTGRASVDLLDEVRVDYYGTPTPLNQVGTLVVPEPRMITIQPWEKSLLPQIEKAIFKSDLGLTPSSDGELVRIVIPPLNEERRREMVKVIKAKAEDAKISIRAARRDANEALKKLEKDKDITEDDLKRGEKLIQELTDKYVHLCEEVIVAKEKELMEV
- the pyrH gene encoding UMP kinase, coding for MSSDSLRPKYSKILLKLSGEALAGEHGYGIDPKVIHGIADEVREVVELGVQVALVIGGGNIFRGLAASSAGMDRASADYMGMLATVMNSLALQDALEKVGVITRVQSAIEMREIAEPYIRRRAVRHLEKGRVVIFAAGTGNPYFTTDTAASLRAMEIGAEVILKATKVDGVFNADPAKDASAVKFDRLSYLDVLQRGLQVMDATATSLCMDNQLPILVFNLTHPGNIKKAVMGEKIGTLVMGGQS
- the tsf gene encoding translation elongation factor Ts; amino-acid sequence: MAQITASMVAELRSKTGAGMMDCKKALNETGGDLEAAIDYLRKKGLSAAAKKSGRAAAEGAIVAAGAGSAGVIVEVNAETDFVAKNDAFCAFAKGVAEIILQHRPQDVAALLELPFPGSDRNVGEEQVHQIATIGENINIRRFASRAVAAGRVESYIHGAGKIGVLVELQTESADNAAVQNVARQLAMHVAAANPQYLCREQVPADVVEREKDIMRTKAIESGKPANIVDKIIEGQVNKFFGEVCLLEQAFVMDPDTRVSALLANLAKEVGSAVSLTGYDRYQLGEGLERRDDDFAAEVAALTQQK
- the rpsB gene encoding 30S ribosomal protein S2 — its product is MSSKITMKQLLEAGVHFGHQTKRWNPKMKPYIFGARNGIYIIDLQRTVRYFRTAYAFVKSVIEKGDAVLFVGTKKQAQDAIREEAERCGQYYVNHRWLGGMLTNFATIKGSIDRLKKIETMAQDGTFELLTKKEVLQLERERLKLEKNLGGIKGMGKLPGAMFVIDPKKEAIAVCEAKKLGIPVVAVVDTNCDPDEIDYIIPGNDDAIRAIRLFVSSMADACLEGGQAYDAAACRDEQEQEKTAEGAAQQA